From one Lysinibacillus sp. G4S2 genomic stretch:
- a CDS encoding P-II family nitrogen regulator — protein sequence MKKIEAIIRPEVFGAVRDGLAQEGIAGLSVSEIAGCGKQLGRTGLFRGNTYEIEFLSKLKLEMIVDDEKVDPIVEVLLRDAATGKVGDGKIFIYPVEQAIRIRTKEVGSIAVE from the coding sequence ATGAAGAAAATAGAAGCAATCATTCGTCCCGAAGTTTTCGGCGCTGTTAGGGACGGACTGGCACAGGAAGGAATTGCAGGACTAAGTGTTTCTGAAATTGCTGGCTGCGGAAAGCAATTAGGCCGGACTGGGTTATTTCGTGGAAATACCTATGAAATTGAATTTTTATCGAAGTTGAAACTAGAAATGATTGTGGATGACGAAAAAGTAGATCCAATTGTAGAAGTTTTATTACGTGATGCAGCAACCGGCAAAGTTGGTGACGGTAAAATCTTTATTTATCCAGTAGAACAAGCAATTCGTATCCGCACAAAAGAAGTCGGATCGATTGCAGTAGAATAA
- the amt gene encoding ammonium transporter has product MDEAILSVNLVWMMLGTILVFFMHAGFAMVEAGFTRSKNAVNIIMKNFLTISLGGIVYFLCGYAIMFGDTVGGFFGTSGFALTGVDDLSFFIFQTMFAATGATILSGAVAERTNIFAYIGVIILMSSLVYPVVGHWVWSGQGWLTDLGFVDFAGSTAVHLSGAVAAFIAAIMVGPRLGKYENGRVNVITGHSIPLGALGVFLLWFGWFGFNGASTLAADPKLVPIVIANTFFAAAAGVVATAFYTQFRYGHIDGSLTLNGALAGLVAITAGAANVSIIGSIIIGMIAAPLLVEGVRFIEWKLKIDDPVGAIAVHGICGAWGTLAVGLFDIGGQGLFYGGGFGLLGVQAIGVIATIAWVSVSVTAGLFIIKAFVPLRVSTEEEIAGLDVIEHGAPAYEFQDIFKGSAVRGETFAQRLTHFGKTHTKVQEEHV; this is encoded by the coding sequence ATGGATGAAGCAATATTATCTGTAAATTTAGTTTGGATGATGCTCGGTACAATTTTAGTATTCTTTATGCATGCAGGATTTGCGATGGTTGAGGCTGGCTTTACGCGTTCAAAAAACGCAGTCAATATTATTATGAAAAACTTCCTTACGATTTCACTTGGCGGTATCGTCTATTTTCTATGTGGTTACGCTATTATGTTCGGTGATACAGTTGGCGGTTTCTTCGGTACAAGTGGCTTCGCTTTAACAGGTGTAGATGATCTTTCCTTCTTTATCTTCCAAACAATGTTTGCAGCAACTGGAGCAACAATTTTATCTGGAGCAGTGGCAGAACGTACGAATATCTTTGCTTATATCGGCGTTATTATTCTCATGTCATCTCTTGTTTATCCTGTTGTTGGTCATTGGGTTTGGAGTGGCCAAGGTTGGTTAACAGATCTTGGCTTTGTTGACTTCGCTGGATCTACTGCTGTTCACTTATCAGGTGCAGTTGCGGCATTTATAGCAGCGATTATGGTCGGCCCCCGTCTTGGTAAATATGAAAATGGTCGTGTTAACGTTATTACAGGACATAGCATTCCACTAGGAGCTCTAGGCGTATTTTTACTTTGGTTTGGTTGGTTCGGCTTCAATGGTGCCTCTACATTAGCTGCTGATCCTAAACTTGTTCCTATCGTCATCGCAAATACATTTTTCGCAGCGGCTGCTGGAGTTGTCGCTACTGCCTTTTATACACAGTTTCGATATGGTCATATCGATGGCTCACTAACATTAAACGGTGCTTTAGCAGGGCTCGTAGCTATTACTGCTGGTGCTGCGAATGTTAGTATTATCGGTTCAATCATTATCGGCATGATTGCCGCTCCATTATTAGTTGAGGGCGTCCGCTTTATTGAATGGAAATTAAAAATTGATGATCCTGTTGGAGCAATTGCTGTGCATGGTATCTGTGGTGCTTGGGGTACCCTTGCAGTTGGCTTGTTTGATATTGGTGGTCAAGGATTATTTTACGGCGGAGGCTTTGGCCTATTAGGTGTGCAAGCAATTGGGGTTATCGCTACAATTGCCTGGGTTAGCGTTTCAGTAACAGCTGGTTTATTTATAATAAAAGCATTTGTGCCATTACGAGTTTCCACTGAGGAAGAAATCGCTGGCTTAGACGTCATCGAGCACGGCGCCCCTGCTTATGAATTTCAGGATATTTTCAAAGGCTCTGCCGTTCGAGGAGAAACATTTGCTCAGCGTCTAACTCATTTCGGTAAAACACACACTAAGGTCCAAGAAGAACATGTATAG
- a CDS encoding methylated-DNA--[protein]-cysteine S-methyltransferase: protein MDILYVDTLTYAQGDMYIVASDEGLVYIGTPNAPFEEVEEWAKKPFKGYRFEEHKAKLQPYIKQLTAYLNGALTEFDLPIHVKGTPFQLAVWDALKELPYGTTTTYSNIAHRIGNPKAVRAVGSAIGANPILAIIPCHRVIGKDGKLTGFRSGLAMKEFLLALERA from the coding sequence ATGGACATATTATATGTAGATACACTAACATATGCACAAGGCGATATGTATATCGTTGCCTCAGATGAAGGGCTTGTATACATAGGAACACCAAATGCACCGTTTGAAGAGGTAGAAGAGTGGGCGAAAAAGCCATTTAAAGGTTATCGCTTTGAAGAACATAAAGCAAAGTTACAGCCGTATATTAAACAATTAACAGCGTATTTAAATGGAGCGCTTACCGAATTTGATTTACCGATACATGTAAAAGGGACGCCGTTTCAATTAGCGGTATGGGATGCGTTGAAGGAGCTACCATATGGTACAACTACAACGTACTCAAATATTGCGCATCGCATCGGTAATCCGAAAGCAGTAAGAGCTGTAGGCAGTGCAATCGGTGCCAATCCAATATTAGCGATAATTCCATGTCATCGTGTGATTGGTAAAGATGGTAAGCTAACAGGTTTTCGTAGTGGACTAGCTATGAAAGAATTTTTACTTGCGTTAGAGAGAGCGTAA